TGAGGCCCAGCCGCTTCCTCCCCAGCAGGTGGTCGAGGAGCGGGCGCACGAGCAGGTCGAAGTCGGTGATGGCCGCCGCGGGGTTCCCCGACAGCCCGATGACCAGGCGGCCGTCCAGCAGCCCGGCGCAGACGGGCGTGCCGGGCTTGATGCTCACCCGCCAGAACAGCTGCTCCGCCCCGAGGACGGCCAGCGCCTCCTTCACCACATCGAACTGGCCTACGGAGACCCCGCCGGTCGTGATCAACAGGTCGCAGCCATGCGATTGTCCGAGCGCGCGGGCGATCACGTCGGTGACGTCACGCGCAATGCCCAGCATCACCGGCTCACCGCCCGCCGCACGCACCAGGGCCGCCATTCCGGGCCCGTTGGAGTTGCGGATCTGGCCGTGGCCGGGCACCTCCCCGACCCCGACGAGCTCGTCGCCCGTGCTGAGGATGCCCACCCGGGGCCTCGCGTAGACCGGGACGCGCTCGATGCCCAGCGCAGCCAGCAGGTTGATCTCCTGCGGGCGGATGAGCTGGCCCGCAGTGAGGACCACCTGTCCCTCCTGCACGTCTTCGCCGATCGGGGCCACGTTCTCCATCGGCGGCACGGGGCGGAAGATGCGCACGCCCTCGTCCGTCACCCGGACTTCCTCGAGCCGGATGACGGCGTCGGCCCCCTTCGGGAGCGCACCGCCGGTCATGATCGCCACCGTGGTACCGGGGGCCAGCTCGTCCTCCAGGGGGTGCCCCGCCGGGATGACGCCGACGAGCGGCAGGGTCACGGGCACCTCCCGGGTAGCGCCGAGCGTGTCTTGTGAGCGGACGGCATAGCCGTCCATGCCGGAGCGGGGGAAGGGCGGCAGCGGCTCCGGCGCCCGCATGTCCTCAGCCAGGACCAGGCCCAGGGCGTCGGCCAGCGCCAGCCTTTCCACGCGGCGCGGGGGAGCGTGTTCCAGGAGCAGCGCACGAGCTTCCTCAAGCCTGAGCAATGCGGTCACCCTTTCGCTAACCCTTCTTGTCCGATTCCGGGTCCTTGGGCTCTTCAGACTCAGGCTCGTCGCCCCGGGCGCTCTTCATCGAGCTCCGGAACTCGCGGATCGTATCACCAATCGACTTCCCTAACTGCGGGAGCTTCGAGGGTCCGAAGATTAGCAGAAGCACGATAACGATCAGTGCGATCTCCATCGGGCCGATTCGCTGCAGCATTCCTTACGCCTCCTATCTTCGGAGCAAACGCTGTTCCACGAAGTCTGCGATGGCCGGGATGTCGTTCCAGTCGAACCGGGGCCGGTCCGTCTCCACCGGGAGGTCGCCGGCCACGGCCAGCAGCGAGGGGTCGTCGCCGCAGAGCAGCCGGCCCTCGTTCCTGGCACTGCTGAAGATCTCGATCTTGGCGAAGCGCTCGCGCTTGAAGCCTTCCGTGATGACGATGTCCACCGGTCCCAGCAGCGCGATGGCGTCCGCTGCGCTGAACCGATCCGCATCGACCGACCGCACCAGCCCGATCTGGCCGGGGCCGATGATGCAGACGGCCCGGGCACCCGCCTGCCTGTGCCGCCAGGTGTCCTTTCCCTCATGGTCCATCTGAAAACCGTGCACGTCGTGCTTCAGGGTGCCAACGCTCCAGCCGCGCCGGGTGAGCTCCGCCACCAGGCGCTCCACAAGGGTCGTCTTGCCGCACTTGCCGCAGCCGACCACCGAAAGCACAGGGGGCATGGCCATGATGTCTCTCTCCGCCTTCCTCGCCACTGTCAGGTTAATGTTACCCCGTTGTGGGCTTCCGGGCCATCGGGCGCGGGGCCATGACCGATTAGCCCAAAATGAGGGCTGCGTTGTGGGGGGCGTGCGCATGCTAAGGCGGTGAGGAGGTGACCCGATGTCGCGCAAGGGAGAGCGCAACCAGAGGCTGCAGGCGGGGAAGGCCAACCGGCGGGAACGCGGTTTCCTCCCCAGCATGGAGGGCGCGGCCAAGGCGCAGTTCGACGACCCTGAGGAGGCAAAGCGGAAGACGCTCCACGTGCCCGACCCGGCGGACCGGTGGCCTGACTAGCGCACCCTCCCTCCATCCCCCGCATTGGATGGAGGGAGGTGACGCGCAGATGTATGTGACGACAGTGGCGCCGGGCGAGAGCCTGGCGCAGGTCGCCCGGCGCACCGGCGTGACGGTCGAGGCGCTGGCCGGCGCGAACGGCCTCGGGACCGACGGCAGGGTGACGCCCGGGCTCGCGCTCGTCGTGCCCTCCAACCAGTACGTGGTGCAGGCGGGCGACACGCTGTTCAGCATCGCCCGGCTGAGCGGGCTGACCGTGGCCGAGCTCCGCCGCGCCAACCCGGGCCTCCCGCAGGTGCTGTACCCGGGCAGGCGGCTTCGCATCCCCGATCCCCCGCGGCGCGCCGCCGAGGTGATCGGCTACCTGCCCCTCACCGACCCCGGCGTCACGGCAGACGACGTCGCTCCCTGGCGGGGCGGGCTCACCTGGGTGGCGCTCTTCTCCCACCTGATCGACGGCGAGGGCAACCTGCCGCCCATCGACGACGCGGCGGCGATCACGGCCGCCCGCGCGGCCGGCGCGCAGCCGCTGCTCTCCATCGCCAACATGGAGCCGGGCGGTGCATTCAGCCCCGAGTTCGCCAGGCGGATCATCACGGTGCCCGAGGTCCGCGAGCGCACGATCGCCAGCGTCGTCCGCCTCCTGAACGAGAAGGGCTACGCGGGCGTCGACGCCGACATCGAGAACATCGATGCGGACCTGCGGCAGGGCTACGTCGACTTCCTCCGCGAGCTGAAGCAGCGAATCGGGGACCGGCTCCTCAACGTGGCCGTGCCCCCGAAGTACGACGAGCAGACCTTCGCCTACGCCCGGGGGCACGACTACGCCGGGATCGGGCGCGTGGCGGACCGGGTGTACATCATGAACTACGAGTTCAGCTGGGTGGGGGGCCCGCCCGGGCCCATCGCGCCGCTGCCGCAGTACCGCCGGGTGCTGCTGTACGCCGCCAGCCTCATCGACCGGGCCAAGCTCCTCGCCGGCATCTCCACGACCGCATACGACTGGGAGCTGCCCGATACGCCGGAGAACCGCGCCCGACCGCTGTCGCACGACGCAGCCGTTGCACTGGCCATCGAGCGGGGCGTTCCGATCCGGTACAGCGAGCCCCAGGCCTCGCCGTGGTTCCGCTATACGGATGGCAGCGTGGAACGGGAGGTCTGGTTCGAGGATGCGCGCAGCCTTCTGGCCAAATTCGCCGTCATCCGCGAGCTGGGCCTCAGGGGATACGGCATCTGGCACCTGGGCGCACGGAACTCCGGTCTCATCACCCTGAGCCGGATGCTGTTCACGGTGAGCGGCGGGTAGGCCGGATACGACCCACGAGCCAGTCAGGCCCCGCCCGGCGTTCGCCGCGGCGGGGCTCATCTGAGCTCAGCTCCCCGTGCTCGTGTAGTTGCGCGTGCCCAGCTGCCAGAACCCGTATGCGGCCGCGATGGAGGCCAGACCCACCGCCGGGGTGGCCCAGGCCAGCGCGGGAACCGGCAGCTGCGCCACCCGGTCCAGCAGGACGTGCGCGGGGAAGAAATTGATGAAGGCGAAGGGGACGAGCACGGTGAGCACCACCTGCATCGCCCGGTGGTAGATGGAGATGGGGTAGTTGATCAGCTGCCGTGCCGGGAAGACGAGGTTCCAGTAAAAGGTGTAGGTGCGGGTCGTCCAGAAGGCCAGGGTCGCCGTGGCGATGAGGGCCGCGCCCAGGATCAGGCCTCCGCCCAGCGCGGTGAGCAGCAGGTAGGCCAGCTTCACGGCGGTGAGGCGCACGCCGGCCACCCGCACCGCGAAGATGAATGCGGCGATGGAGAAGACGAACTGGCCCATGCCGTTGATGGGCGACTGGCTGCCGAGGACGGTGAGCAGCGGGTTGATGGGCCTGAGCAGGGCCCGGTCGTAAGTGCCCATCCGCACCTGCTCCTCAAAGCCCACCAGGCTCCAGAAGAACGAGACCGACACGCCCCAGGCCAGGATGGCGAGGGCGTAAAGCAGGACGATCTCCTCCAGGCGCCAGCCGCCCACGGTATTGAAGCGCTGCGTGAGCCAGTAGAGCGCCACGAACTGTCCCCCGTAGGTCAGCACCATGGAGATGATGTGGGCGACGAAGTTGGCCCGGTACTGCATCCGCGCCCGGGCCTGGGCCAGCGCCATCCGGCAGTAGCACGACAGGTTGTGCCGCAGGTCCATCGCTATCCCCCCTGCATCGTCAGTCTCCGCTGCCCTGCGGTCCACATCGCCCAGAGCACCGCGACCGCCGCCAGCGCCCACGCCAGCTGCAGGCCGAGCGCCCGCAGGAGTTCGGCTCCCGACAGCGTTCCGGCGAGGATGGCCGAGGGCACGAAGAAGGTGCCCGCGAAGGGGAGGTACGACGCCAGGGCCCCGGCCCACGCCGGCAGGTAGTAGAGCGGGATGAACTCGCCGGAGAAGAGGGAGCTCATCAGCTCCCACAGGTTTTCGGCCTCGGTGAACTGCACCGTCCAGAGGGCGATCAGCGTCAGCGAGAGCTGGAACGCCGCGGCGATGACCCAGCCCGCGAGCCCGCTGGCCGCAAACAGCAGGAGCGCCGCGGGGTGGGGCGCCGGGAGGCCGAAGGCGATCCAGATCAGCACGAAGACCGGCAGCGACCGGGCGAGCCGGAAGAGCGACCGGCCCAGGAAGTCGCCCAGCACCCGCACCGGCAGTGCGACGGGCTTGATCAGCTCCAGCCCCACGTCGCCCATGCGGAACTTCTCGCTGACTTCCCAGGTGGGAATGAAGATCAGTTCGCCGAGGAAGCGCGAGGCGATGATGTACTGCATCTGGCGCTCCAGGGCCGCCGGGTCATCCCGCAGCAGCGCCGTCCAGATCCCGGCGAACAGGACGAACCAGATGAGGCTGGAGGCCAGGCCCAGCCAGCCCTCCACCTTGTAGGCCGCCTGCTGGCGGAACCCCTGCGCCACGAAGGCCGCGAACACGCCCATCGAACTCGTTTCCCCCCTCATGAAGCCACCACCACGTACGTTAGCCCCGTCCCCGTTGAGAAGGAGTCTCTGTTTTCACTGTGGAAAGTTTTATGCATGCTGAGACGGAGGTTCACGCCATGAAAGCAGAGGTAGTCAACGCCTTTCTATCCGCTGCACGACACAGCCTGACCAAGGAACTGCAGTCCGAGGTCAAGAGGGTGGGCCTGTACGTGGACCCGACTGAGCATGTGACGGACGAGGTGGTGGTCTATCTTTCGTTCGTCGGGCAGGTACGCGGTTCCCTGCTGCTGGGCCTCGACCTTGCAGCTGCGCGGGCCATCGCCACCGCGATGGTCGACGAGCCCCTCGACGAGCTGACCGAGATGGGCCTCTCGGCCCTGGCGGAGCTGGGCAACCTGGTGGCCGGCGGCGCCTGCACCGAGCTGGAGCGAATCGGCCTCGCCGCCGACATCACCCCGCCGACGATCATGATCGGTTTCCGCTCCCGCATCTCCACCCTCGGCGTGAGCCGGGTCGTCATGCCGCTGGCCACGCGGCACGGCAAGCTGAACCTGCACCTCTCCCTTGATATCGCCGCCTAGCGCGGAACGCCGAAGGAGGGCCCAGAGCGATGACCCTGGTGCGCGACGCCATGATCCAGGTGCCTGCCCTGTCCGCCACCGATCCGATCTTCCTCGCCCTGAGGGCGATGCGGGAGCAGAAGGTCCCGTTCGTGCCCGTCGTGCGCAGCGACGGGAGCCTGTACGGCCTGGTGACGGAGGGCGATCTGATCCGCCTGATCTACCGGGCGACCCGAGAGCAGAGCGACACCGTTCCGCGCTGGATCCGGGGCGCGGGGCGCGATCTCCTGCAGTTCCAGTCACTCCGGGAGGTTGTCACCCGACAGCTGGACACCGTTGCTCCCGACCTCAGTCTGGAGGAGGCCGCGGAGCTGATGTTCAGCCACAACCGGAAAGTCCTGCCCGTCGTGGTCGACGGCAAGCCGGTGGGCTACCTCACGCGGACGGCGATCATCGACCACCTGATCGGATAATCCATTCCCCCTCTCGCCCGGCGAGGGGGGGTTCGTTCACTAGTTCCAAAGGACCACGACCTTTGTAAACTTACTATACGATAGATAGGCAACCGAGAGCCTTGCCGCACGTTGCGCAGGTCATATACCATCAAGGTGAAGAGGATAGTTCCCGATTTCACAAGCAGACTTGTTACAACTTTCACAAAGGTGGTGAGCGAATGTCCAGACCATGTTGTCAGGGCATCACGCCAGACGACCCGCGGTTCGCCGAACTGGATGCGTTTATCCGGGACGGTCACGCTGCGCCGCGGTTCCTCATCGCTGTGCTTCACCGCGCACAGGAGCTCTTCGGGTACCTGCCCGAGGAGGTTCAGAGCCATATCGCGAAGGCCCTGCACGTGCCCCCCAGTGAGGTCTATGGTGTGGTGACGTTCTACAACTACTTCACCCTGAAGCCTGTGGGCAAGTTTCCCATCAACGTCTGCATGGGGACAGCCTGCTACGTTCAGGGAGCAGGCCGCGTTCTGGCCCAGTTTGAACAGGAGCTGGGCATCAAGCCGGGCGAGATGACCCCCGACGGGCTCTTCTCCCTGGAGGTCTGCCGCTGCATCGGGGCGTGCGGGCTGGCTCCCGTGGCCACCATCGCTGGAGAGGTGTACGGGAAGTTAACGGAGGCGACAGCCAAGAAGCTGATCGCCGAGTTCCGTGCACAGGCCGCCGCCGAACCAGGACAGGCCGAAGCCGTCGGTGTTGCTACGGGAGGTGAGCCCGCATGACGATCACCCACGCCCCCGCTCGGATCAACTCCTTGGCCGACCTCGAGGCCGTGAGGTCTGCCGGCGCCTACCGAACGGCACTGCGCCACGCCGAGTCGCTCAGCCTCGCCGAAGCTCCGGAGGTGCACATCCTCGTCTGCGGCGGCACAGGTTGCCAGGCCAACAAGTCGGTGAAGACCCGGCTGGCTCTGGAGAGCTACGTCAACGAGAAGAACCTCGGGGAACGGGTTAAGGTGGTACAGGTCGGTTGCTTCGGTTTCTGCCGGGTAGGTCCCGTGGTCGTGGTCCATCCCGGTCAGACCTTCTACTGCGAGGTGCACCCCGAGGACGTGCCGGCGATCATCGACGAGCACGTGCTGGGCGGCAAGCCCGTCCAGCGGCTCCTGTACGCGCCGAACCCCCGCGAGAAGAACCGGATCGCGCAGATGCTGGAGCAGCCCTTCTACAAGGGCCAGCACCGCTGCGCGCTGAAGAACTGCGGTTTCATCGACCCCGAGAACATCGAGGAGGCCATCGCAGCCGATCGCTACTTCGCGCTGGCCCGTGCCCTGCTGGAGATGACCCCCGCGCAGGTCATCGATGAGGTCAAGCGGTCGGGGCTGCGGGGCCGGGGCGGCGGCGGCTTCCCCACCGGCCGCAAGTGGGAGCTGGCCGCGGCCGTGCAGGGCGAAGAGAAGTACGTCCTCTGCAACGCCGACGAAGGAGACCCCGGGGCCTTCATGGACCGGTCCATCCTCGAGGGCGATCCGCACGCCATCATCGAGGCGATGGCCATCGCAGGCTATGCGGTGGGCGCAAACCAGGGCTATGTCTACGTGCGGGCCGAGTACCCCGTCGCCGTGCACCGCCTGCAGCTGGCCATCAACCAGGCCCGGGAACGCGGCCTGCTGGGCGAGCACATCCTCGGCACGGACTTCAGCTTCGACGTCGACATCCGCCTCGGCGCAGGCGCCTTCGTCTGCGGCGAGGAGACCGCGCTCATCGCCTCGATCGAGGGCGAGCGCGGCATGCCGCGGCCCCGTCCGCCCTTCCCGGCGCAGAAGGGGCTCTGGGGCAAGCCCACGCTCAACAACAACGTGGAAACCTACGCCAACGTGCCGGAGATCATCCTGCACGGGGCCGAGGCCTTTGCCGCCCTCGGCACACCGAACTCGCCCGGCACCAAGGTCTTTGCGGTGGCCGGCAACGTGATGAACACCGGCCTGGTCGAGGTTCCGATGGGCACGCCGCTGCGCAACATCATCTACGAGATGGGCGGGGGCATCCCCAAGGGCCGGCAGTTCAAGGCGGCTCAGACGGGCGGTCCTTCCGGCGGCTGCATCCCGGCAAACCTGCTAGACACGCCCATGGACTTCGACTCGCTCACGGCCATCGGCTCCATGATGGGTTCGGGCGGCCTCATCGTCATGGACGATCTCACCTGCATGGTGGACGTCGCCCGGTTCTACCTGCAGTTCACCCAGGACGAGTCCTGCGGCAAGTGCCCGCCCTGCCGCATCGGTACGAAGCGGATGCTGGAGATCCTCGACCGCATCGTGGAAGGGCAGGGCACCATGGAGGATCTCGCCGAGCTGGAGCGGCTGGCCGCCGGCATCAAGGCGACCTCGCTCTGCGGCCTCGGGCAGACGGCACCGAACCCGGTGCTCTCCACCCTGCACTTCTTCCGTGAGGAGTACGAGGCCCACGTCCGCGACAAGCACTGCCCGGCCGGTCGCTGCAAGGCGCTCACCGAGTTCCGCATCGATCCGGACATCTGCAAGGGGTGCGGCCTCTGCGCCCGGAACTGCCCGGTGAACGCCATTCACGGCGAGGTTCGCCATCCGTACACGATCGATACCAGCGTCTGCATCAAGTGCGGCAACTGTGTGACCGTCTGTAAGTTCAACGCCGTCGCACACTAAGGGGGTGCTGCGTGTGATCAACCTGACGATCGACAGGCGCCCCGTCTCCGTGGAGCCCGGCACCACCATTCTCGAGGCGGCGCGTCAGAACGGCATCCGAATCCCCACCCTCTGCTACCTGAAGGAGATCAACCAGATCGGCGCGTGCCGCATGTGCCTCGTCGAGGTCGAGGGCGCCCGCGGCCTGCAGACCGCTTGCACGGTGCCCTGCACGGAGGGCATGGTGGTTACCACCAACAGCCGGAAGGTGCGGGAGGCTCGCAAGCTGGTGCTGGAGCTCCTGCTCTCCGACCACAACATCGAGTGCCCGACCTGCCTGCGCGCCTCCAACTGCGAGCTGCAGCAGCTGAGCCAAGAACTGGGCGTCGGCCAGGTTACCCTGCACGGCGAGCGCCACCATGCGCGCATCGACGACGCCTCCGGCGCCATCACCGTCGACGGGTCCAAGTGCGTGCTCTGCCAGCGGTGCATAGCCGTCTGCCGCTCGGTGCAGGGGGTCTCGGCCATCTCGCTCACCCAGCGCGGCTTCAACGCCACGGTCAACCCGTTCTTTGAGGTCTCCCTGAACGATGCGGCCTGCGCGCTCTGCGGCCAGTGCACCGTGGTCTGCCCCACCGGCGCGCTGACCGAGCACGACGACACGGAGGCCGTCTGGCAGGCCCTGCTGGATCCGGAGATTCACGTGGTCGTCCAAACCGCCCCCGCCATCCGGGTCTCCATCGGTGAGCCCTTCGGGCTGCCTTCCGGCGCCATCTCCACCGGCCAGATGGTGGCGGGCCTCCGCCGGCTCGGCTTCGACCAGGTCTTCGACACCGTGTTCGCCGCCGACCTGACCATCATGGAAGAGGCCACCGAGCTGGTCCAGCGGCTGCAGCGAGGCGGCCCCCTGCCGCTCGTCACCTCGTGCTCTCCGGGCTGGGTGAAGTACGCCGAGCATTTCTTCCCCGATATGCTGGAGAACCTCTCCTCCTGCAAGTCGCCGCAGCAGATGTTCGGCGCCGTGGCCAAGACCTACTACGCCGAGAAGGCGGGCGTCGACCCGGCCAAGATGGTCGTGGTCTCGATCATGCCGTGCACCGCCAAGAAGTACGAGGCGAACCGCCCCGAGATGAACGCCTCGGGCTACAAGGACGTGGACTACGTCCTTACCACCCGCGAGCTGGCGCGCATGTTCCGCCAGGCCGGCATCGACCTGCCCTCGCTGCCCGAAGAGGAGTTTGACAACCCGCTGGGCATCGGCACAGGCGCCGGCACCATCTTCGGCACGACCGGCGGCGTGATGGAGGCCGCCCTGCGCACCGCCGCGGCCTGGCTCGAGCCCGACAGCCCGTCGCCGAAGATCGAGTTCACCGAGGTGCGCGGCGTGCCGTTCCAGGTGCGGGAGGCGACCGTCTCGGTCAACGGCATCAGCCTCAACGTCGCGGTGGCCAACGGCCTGGCTGCGGCCGGCTGGGTGATGGAGCAGGTCAGCTCCGGTGCGAAGAACTACCACTTCGTCGAGATCATGGGCTGCCCCGGCGGCTGCATCGGCGGCGGCGGTCAGCCGATCCCGGCGAAGGGGCCTGCCGCCCTGGAGGAGGTCAGGCGGGCGCGCATCGAGTCGCTCTACACCATCGACGAGCGCATGACGATCCGCCGCTCCCACGAGAACCCTGCCGTCCAGCAGCTCTACGCCGAGTACCTGGGCAAGCCGGGCAGCGAGCGGGCCCACCACCTCCTGCACACCCACTACCACGCCCGGGTGCCTGCGGGCATTCTCCGCAGGTAGTCCGAAGCAGCGCTCATGACAGCAGCCCTCCCTGCCGGCGGCAGGGAGGGCACTCCATTCTCAAGCGTGGGGCGATGCAAGGCGTTTGCACTGCCTCGCACCCGTTCACGCCACGCGGGCGTTTCCGCCCGAAAGGGTGCGCCAGTAGACGGCGTAGGTCACAGCGTAGAACAGTGCGTAGAGCCCCAGGTAGCCCAGGGCGACCGTCCACCCGTAATGCAGCACCGGCCGCTGCACGAGCGTCCCCAGCGCCTTCATCGCGAAGGTGGAGTGCACCAGCCCGACGAGGAAGGGTGCGAAGAAGATGACCTGGGTCTGGCGCAGGGACACCCGGCGCAGCTCCGCCAGGCTCACACCCAGGTGCTGCAGGCGCCGGAAGTAACGCCGGTCCTCGTCGATCTCCGTGAACAGCCGGAAGTAGAGCACGCTGCAGCCGGTGACGAAGAAAACCAGCGATACGAACACGCCCACGAACAGGGTGAGGCCCCAGGCCGAGATGGTGTCCTGGTACTCCGGAATGGTGGACGAGAAGTGACGCCCCACCTCGGCGGCGTCTGCAAACCGCAGCGCGAGGGCGTCTGCCGCCGCGGCGGCCTCCCGGGTGCGCCAGGCGTCCACATCCCAGATCGTCACCCGGAGTCGCTGCTCCGGCGCACTCCCGGCCACCACCTGCTCGAACAACGGGTCCGGAAGCACCAGGGAGGTCCGCGCCTCTCCTGTTGCGTTCACCGGCAGGCCGCTCCAGTCGGGAAGGGCGGAGAGCCAGTAGGTCCGGCCGCCCACGGTCAGCTCCCTCGGCACTGGAACCTGGTCCTGCCACCCGGGGTCGAAGTTCGTGTACGGGTAGATCACCAGCGCGCCGTCCGAGCCGTCGGGAAGCGGCCGCACCAGCTCCGAGGCCCGGCGCACGCCGGCGTAGAGCGAGTGGGGAACCAGCAGGACGTGCGTCGCATCGTCCAGCTCCCCGCTCACCGTCACCAGGTCATGGCGCACCCAGCCTGCCACGCCTTGCCTCCGCAGCTCGGCCTCCACCACGTCTGCCATCGAGGCGCCCGCCGCCGGCTCGACCAGCTGAAAGGCGTGCGGGTTGCGGGTCAGCACTTCGTGTGCGAAGACCACCAAGACCGTGTAGATGGTGCTCACCGCGGTGAGGATGACGGCGATGGTGATGGCTGTGTTGGCCAGCACCCGGGCGTTCTCCTGGAGCTTGAAGCGCAGGTGGCTGACGGTGAGCAGCGGCGTGGTGCGGTAGTAGAACCCCTTCCGGCGCCGCAGCCAGCCCAGCAGGGCGATGCTGCTCTCCTGCATCAGAAACACGGTGCCCAGCGAGACCATGACCGTGACGGGGAACACCCCGAGGATGATCGCAGTCGGCCAGGGGGCGCTGGCCCAGGCGTAGCCGACGACCACGAGCATGAGTCCCAGCAGGGCCTTCCACCACCGGAAAGTCGGTTCGGACTTCGGTTTGCGCTCGGCCCGGATCAGCTCGATGACGGTACTGCGGAGGATGTCCACCAGCGAGTAGAGCGAGACGAAGAGAAAGAAGGCGCCGAAGACGCCCAGCGTCTGCAGCCAGACCGCAGGGCCCGCGTAGACGGGCAGCATCTCCGGCAGCCGCAGCAGCACGCTGATCGCCATGAAGAACAGCCTGAGGAAGAGCACGCCGAAGCTGAGGCCGATGGCCAGGGCGGCGGCTCCGATGAAGAGGCTCTCCCAGAACACCACCGCCATCAGCTGACCGCGCGTCACGCCCATCAGGCTCCAAAGGCCGAACTCCTTCTTCCGGGAGCGGGTGAACGCTGCGTTGGAGGTCATCAGGAAGATGAAGGTGATGCCGGCGATGACGACCGAGGCGGAGCGGATGCCCTCGGTGACGCCCTGCGCACCGGGGTATCCCCCTTGCAGGTCGGGGTGCAGGGCCAGCGCCGTGTAGATGAAGTAGATCATCACCGCGAAGGCGGCGCTGACCAGGTAGGCCACGTACCGGCCCCGGTTCCGCCAGACGTTCCTAGCCGCGATTTGCCAGAGGCTCACCCCGGCCACCCCCCATCAGCGACAGGACGTCGAGGATCTGCTGGAAGAAGGCCTCCCGGCTGTTCCCTCTGCGGATCTCGGTGTACAGCTGCCCGTCCCGGATGAACTGGATGCGCCGGCAGTAGCTGGCGGCGAAGGCGTCGTGGGTCACCATGACGATGGTCACCCCGGCCATGTTGTTCAGCATCACCAGGGTCTCCATCAGGTCCCTGGCCGACCGGGAGTCCAGGTTCCCCGTGGGCTCGTCGGCCAGGATCACCGCTGGCTGGTGGATGATGGCCCGGGCCGCCGCCGCCCGCTGCTGCTGGCCGCCGGAGACCTCGTAGGGGTATTTCTCGAGGATGTCGGCGATGCCCAGTTGCCCCGCCAACACCTGAAGCCTCTCCTTGATGATGCGCACGGGCACCCGGTCCAGCACCAGCGGCAGGGCGATGTTCTCCCCGATGGTCAGGCTGTCCAGCAGGTTGTAGTCCTGGAACACGAAGCCCAGCCGCCGCCGGCGGAAGAGGGCGA
This region of Symbiobacterium terraclitae genomic DNA includes:
- a CDS encoding NADH-quinone oxidoreductase subunit NuoF; the encoded protein is MTITHAPARINSLADLEAVRSAGAYRTALRHAESLSLAEAPEVHILVCGGTGCQANKSVKTRLALESYVNEKNLGERVKVVQVGCFGFCRVGPVVVVHPGQTFYCEVHPEDVPAIIDEHVLGGKPVQRLLYAPNPREKNRIAQMLEQPFYKGQHRCALKNCGFIDPENIEEAIAADRYFALARALLEMTPAQVIDEVKRSGLRGRGGGGFPTGRKWELAAAVQGEEKYVLCNADEGDPGAFMDRSILEGDPHAIIEAMAIAGYAVGANQGYVYVRAEYPVAVHRLQLAINQARERGLLGEHILGTDFSFDVDIRLGAGAFVCGEETALIASIEGERGMPRPRPPFPAQKGLWGKPTLNNNVETYANVPEIILHGAEAFAALGTPNSPGTKVFAVAGNVMNTGLVEVPMGTPLRNIIYEMGGGIPKGRQFKAAQTGGPSGGCIPANLLDTPMDFDSLTAIGSMMGSGGLIVMDDLTCMVDVARFYLQFTQDESCGKCPPCRIGTKRMLEILDRIVEGQGTMEDLAELERLAAGIKATSLCGLGQTAPNPVLSTLHFFREEYEAHVRDKHCPAGRCKALTEFRIDPDICKGCGLCARNCPVNAIHGEVRHPYTIDTSVCIKCGNCVTVCKFNAVAH
- a CDS encoding NADH-dependent [FeFe] hydrogenase, group A6, producing MRVINLTIDRRPVSVEPGTTILEAARQNGIRIPTLCYLKEINQIGACRMCLVEVEGARGLQTACTVPCTEGMVVTTNSRKVREARKLVLELLLSDHNIECPTCLRASNCELQQLSQELGVGQVTLHGERHHARIDDASGAITVDGSKCVLCQRCIAVCRSVQGVSAISLTQRGFNATVNPFFEVSLNDAACALCGQCTVVCPTGALTEHDDTEAVWQALLDPEIHVVVQTAPAIRVSIGEPFGLPSGAISTGQMVAGLRRLGFDQVFDTVFAADLTIMEEATELVQRLQRGGPLPLVTSCSPGWVKYAEHFFPDMLENLSSCKSPQQMFGAVAKTYYAEKAGVDPAKMVVVSIMPCTAKKYEANRPEMNASGYKDVDYVLTTRELARMFRQAGIDLPSLPEEEFDNPLGIGTGAGTIFGTTGGVMEAALRTAAAWLEPDSPSPKIEFTEVRGVPFQVREATVSVNGISLNVAVANGLAAAGWVMEQVSSGAKNYHFVEIMGCPGGCIGGGGQPIPAKGPAALEEVRRARIESLYTIDERMTIRRSHENPAVQQLYAEYLGKPGSERAHHLLHTHYHARVPAGILRR
- a CDS encoding FtsX-like permease family protein, with translation MSLWQIAARNVWRNRGRYVAYLVSAAFAVMIYFIYTALALHPDLQGGYPGAQGVTEGIRSASVVIAGITFIFLMTSNAAFTRSRKKEFGLWSLMGVTRGQLMAVVFWESLFIGAAALAIGLSFGVLFLRLFFMAISVLLRLPEMLPVYAGPAVWLQTLGVFGAFFLFVSLYSLVDILRSTVIELIRAERKPKSEPTFRWWKALLGLMLVVVGYAWASAPWPTAIILGVFPVTVMVSLGTVFLMQESSIALLGWLRRRKGFYYRTTPLLTVSHLRFKLQENARVLANTAITIAVILTAVSTIYTVLVVFAHEVLTRNPHAFQLVEPAAGASMADVVEAELRRQGVAGWVRHDLVTVSGELDDATHVLLVPHSLYAGVRRASELVRPLPDGSDGALVIYPYTNFDPGWQDQVPVPRELTVGGRTYWLSALPDWSGLPVNATGEARTSLVLPDPLFEQVVAGSAPEQRLRVTIWDVDAWRTREAAAAADALALRFADAAEVGRHFSSTIPEYQDTISAWGLTLFVGVFVSLVFFVTGCSVLYFRLFTEIDEDRRYFRRLQHLGVSLAELRRVSLRQTQVIFFAPFLVGLVHSTFAMKALGTLVQRPVLHYGWTVALGYLGLYALFYAVTYAVYWRTLSGGNARVA
- a CDS encoding ABC transporter ATP-binding protein, whose amino-acid sequence is MFVLEAKGLTKVYGGRSKVATRALNNLSLQVEKGEFLGIMGPSGSGKTTLLNLLATIDRPTSGSVAIEGQDVSQLKGESLALFRRRRLGFVFQDYNLLDSLTIGENIALPLVLDRVPVRIIKERLQVLAGQLGIADILEKYPYEVSGGQQQRAAAARAIIHQPAVILADEPTGNLDSRSARDLMETLVMLNNMAGVTIVMVTHDAFAASYCRRIQFIRDGQLYTEIRRGNSREAFFQQILDVLSLMGGGRGEPLANRG